The stretch of DNA TAGGGAACAGAGTGTGGGTGAAAAGGGGATTGCTAACACGCACGTGACTTGCCACAGCTCCACCAAGATAACCTGTTAAAAGAACGGCCCCTAGAAGTGACGTGCGCGGAATTGCATAAAGCAAAGTGCAAATAAGTAAGATCGTACCCACAGTCGGCATTAATTCGACAGGCCATTGCAGGACCGCACCAGCTTCTAAGGCTTCA from Bdellovibrio bacteriovorus encodes:
- a CDS encoding DoxX family protein, yielding MMWTGRVLSGLAIAFLLFDGIMKFFMDKLPPEALEAGAVLQWPVELMPTVGTILLICTLLYAIPRTSLLGAVLLTGYLGGAVASHVRVSNPLFTHTLFPIYVAAFVWLGLYLRDAKLRKIFP